AGTTCTTAATACCTTCGAAACTTCGCTGAAGTCCGAAGGCATCCCTCATTAAGTCTATATCTACTTGCGCCTGCGTGCATGTGGAAAACGTGGAATCACCCACATTCTTATAATCCGCGTCCTGCAAATTCCGGCAACAAGCCTATGGACTTCATCGTCTATTTCTACCTACTCGACAAACAACGCACGCAAGCCGGCAACTTCGTCTTCGCGCATACCGTTCTGCAGGCAATATTGCTCGACAGACCCATACTCGTCCTTGACGCTGTCCAGCACACCCCGCATGAGTTCCGGCGGGGAAGCAAGCATAGCGGTCTGGGCGGCAGTAATCTGGCCGACGCCCTTTTCGTCGTTGGTGAGGCCCTTCATCACGGCCTTTTTGAACGCGGCACCGAGGTTTGCGCCGGACTGGGCATAGCAGGAAACCACCATGTCATCGCTCACCCCAAGCAAGCTCATCAGGATGCCTGCGGTGATGCCGGTGCGGTCCTTGCCGGCAGTGCAATGAATGAGCATCGGGTGGCCGTCGTCCTGCAGCAGCTTGCGCAGGATGAGGACGATCTGCTCGGCCGACCCAAAAACGATATCGTGATACATTTCGGCCATATCGATACCTTTGGCCACTTGCTCCATTCCGCCCTGATCGGTCATGGATGTCTTCAGAAGCGGGACTCGATCGACGTGGATGTCGTCAGGAAGCGTATACGGCCATTGCTCGACCTCGAGCGGGTCGCGCAGATCCACTACCTCTTTGATATTGAGACGATGAAGGTCGTCAACGCCGTGCTTTCCTAGGAAATTGAGGCCAGCGGTACGGAAGAAAAGCCCGTCGCGCAGCTTGTGGCCATCCTGCGTTGGATAGCCGCCGATACCGCGGGAATTGGGAACGCCGTCAATTTCGACGCCGGCGCCGTCTCCATCGGGGCGATAGTCAAGATAACCGGTACCCGCAATATCACCGGAATTGCGGTCCGCAATACCGGACGAGTCACCATTTTCGCCATTTGCCTTGTTTCCCATTACAACCCTTCTTTCGCGGGCCTTTCCGCACAACCCTGCTATAGATGAACGAACTCAGTCTATTCGTTATGCCTTAACCGCCCCGCATAACGCCACAATGTGGATGAAAATCACGATAAACACTAACGTATTACAATATAATCCATATCCGACATCTGTCCTCCAATCATACAATTTTCGCACTGCGAAACCAGCAAAACACGATGTCTTGAAACAGACATCATTTATTGATTTTTATATATCTGTCCATATTACGGTCACTTTCCTTCCGCACTTCGGAAATTTCTTAATATGCCAAAAGACGTGTTCCACAAGAACGGCACTATTTAGCCAATTCACACAATGAATTCGAGGCCTGCGCTTAGTTGGCAAACGACGCACAAGACGAGACGACAAGACGACGAAAACTGAGAGGAAAGGGACAAGTGTCCTCAGCAAACCCCGGGGCGGAAACGCAAACAGCAGCCCAAAATAGCATCACCACAACCGAACCTAAAGCGAGCGATTCTGCGCAGACTTCAAAAACTGCAGATTCTTCAAAGCCGCTGAACTCACCGGCCGAGGTCATTGCCGCGAGCCTGGTGGGAACGACCATCGAGTTCTACGACTTCTATGTTTACGCGACCGCGGCCGTGCTCGTTTTCCCGAAACTCTTCTTCCCCTCCGGCAACGCCATCGCCAGCCAGCTCGCCTCGTTCGGCGTTTTCGGCGCGGCCATGATCGCGCGGCCCGTCGGCGCCATCGTCTTCGGGCACATGGGCGACAAACGCGGGCGCAAGACCACGCTGGTCGTCTCGCTTCTGACCATGGGCATCGCCACGTTCCTCGCCGGCTGCCTGCCCACCTACCAGAACATCGGGCTATGGGCTCCGCTTTTCCTCTTGATTCTGCGCCTGACGCAGGGCTTCGCGCTCGGCGGCGAATGGTCCGGCGCGGCGCTGGTGGCCACGGAAAACGCGCCGGCCAACAAACGTGCGCTCTACGGCACCTTCCCGCAGCTCGGCGCTCCGATCGGCTTCATCATCGCCAACGGACTGTTCCTTATTATCAACTACGCGATGCCCCACGCCAGCGGCGCCAAATCCGGCATGGCTTCGAGCGCATTCCTCTCTTGGGGTTGGCGCATCCCGTTCCTCTTCAGCGCGGTCATGGTCATCATCGGCCTGTGGGTGCGTTCCAAGCTCGTGGAATCCGAGACCTTCAAGAAGGCCGAATCGCAGGGTGCAGTCGTCAAGATGCCGCTCATCGAGACACTCCGCCACCATTTCAAGGCCGTCGTGCTGGGCACTTTCGCCATGCTCGCCACCTACGTACTCTTCTACTTGATGACCACCTTCAGCCTCACCTATGGCACTGCGCCGGCCAACGCACACCCCGACGGGCTTGGGATTCCCTATACGCAATTCGTGTTGATGCAGATTATCGGCGTGGTTTTCTTCGGTATCTTCACGCTGGTTTCCGGGCCTTTGGCCGACAAACTCGGCCGACGCAAACTGCTGCTCGTGGTGACCGGCATCATCATCATCTTCGCACTGATGTTCCCGCTCTTCCTTGACCGTCCGGCAGGGCAGAGCTCGACATTGATGCTCGTCGAGCTGTTCCTCGTCATCGGCTTCACGCTGATGGGCTTCACCTTCGGACCGATGGGCGCGCTACTGCCTGAGATGTTCCCGACCAACGTGCGCTATACGGGTTCTGCGGTGGCCTACAACGTCAGCTCGATCCTGGGTGCGGCGCTGGCACCGATCATCGCAACCGCGTTGTGGAGCGCCGCCGGCGGCAGCACGTGGATGGTCGGCGTTTATCTCGCCATCTCCGGCATGCTGACGTTCGTTTCCTTGATCCTGACCAAAGAGACCAAGGATATGGACTTCGACAACGATATTAAGTAACCATGGGATTGGCGAGAGACTAAAGTTTACAGCTGCGCTTGGCCGACGCCCTCGAACCCTGCACGACCGTAGAATGTGCGGTAGATGTTCAGGACCAATAGCTCCGACTTGTTGGAAGGGGCAACGTTGGTCAATGCCAAGTTCCGATCGAACATCTTGAAACCATTGGTGATGGCCAGGAAGGTGCAAACGGTAACCGAGAGCATCATCAATGGCACGTGACATCAAACAACGTCTGACGACCGTTCGCACCGCCAACGTGTGCAGCTTCAATCACATCCCCATGCAGCGCCTGCAGGCCCGCGATATAGATAATCATCATATAGCCGATTTGCTGCCAGCAGTAAAGCATAACCACGCCCCAAAAACCTTAGGTTCCCGAGTAGGTAATGGACTTGCCCCATTTCGTTAGTCACGATCTTGCGCACGTTGGCATCAGGGTGCCGACGCAGGAATTCTTTAGCCGAAACCAAGCATTTAAAAACGTTTCCCGCTGTTATACGTAACCGATATTATATAAATACACAAAGGGGACAACGATGCTGAAAACGCAAGACGAACCGGTGAGAATCGGGATTTTGGGGGCAGGAACCATCGCACACAAGATGGCAAGAACCATCGGCATGATGCGAGACGACGAACGGTACGCCGGTGAAGTTGAGCTTTGTGCGATTGCGGCACGAGACCTCGGACGAGCGCAGCAATTCGCACGCAAATTCAATATTCCCCAAGCCTATGGCTCGTACGAAGAATTGGTAAACGACCCCTCGATCGACCTCGTCTATATCGCCACTCCGCATAGCTTCCACGCTCAACAGGCCACGCTCTGTCTCAACGCCGGACGCAACGTGCTGGTCGAAAAACCTTTCGCACCAAATGCTGCGCAGGCTCGAGACGTCTTTAGTCTGGCCGAGCGGAAAGGCCTGTTCTGCGGCGAAGCTTTCTGGACTCGGTTCATGCCAATGCGCGAGACCATAGCCTCGCTCATCGATTCAGGCATAATCGGAGAAATTTCCGCAGTAACGGCCAGCATAGGCGGCTATGGCCTCAATATCCCACGCTTGGTCAAGCCCGAATTGGCGGGTGGTGCCCTGCTTGATACCGGAATCTATACGTTGTCGTTTGCCGACACGATTCTCGAGCAACAAGCTCCAAGAGACGACGGCAACCGGCAAACGCCACAACAATCCGACTTCCAACACGGTTCGCAACCAATTGCAAAAATCCAGACTTCGATGCGACCCTGCCCCACCGGCGTCGACGCACAAAGTTTCACTACTTTGACGTATGAAAATGGGGCCATGGCCGAAGTCTTCAGTTCCATCATCGCCACCACGCAACCTCGCGGAAATATTTGCGGAAGCAAGGGCAGCATCATCTGCGACAACGTCATGGACATCGCCTCGGCAGATATCTACGACGAAAATCACCATCTCTTGCGCACCGTTTCGGCCCCTGTGCAACTGACCGGTTACGAATATGAAGTCGAGGCCGCCGCGCAAGCCGTCCGTACGCACAAAACGGAATATGACCGACATCAGCACAGCGATACCCTACGGATTCTTGGCCTCATGGACCAAATTCGCGCCGATTGGGGCCTGCGCTACCCGTTCGAATAATTCGGTGGTACACCTTATCTCAGCAACACAATGTGATAGACACAATCAGTAACTCCATTCCTTCCATTTGGCCCCAACCCAGCTTTACCGCGGCGTGCCATGGCTTCGGCTTCGCTCTATGAAAATTCTTGTCATCGGCAAACACAGATAGAATGAAAACAGCAGGGTAAACGGAAGTACAGAGGCGGAATATGACAGCAGACATCCAACAGGTCGCTCGGGCTGCGGGCGTTTCCATTTCCACCGTCTCGCGAACGTTTACCAAGCCGGAGCTCGTCGCCCCGAGGACGCGGGAAAAGGTCGCTCGCGCGGCCGAAAAACTTGATTTCCATATTTCCCGTTCCGCGGCTGCGCTCAAAAGCGGGCAGACCATGCGCATTGCGCTTTTGGCCAGCGCAGGAGTGTCGACATGGTTCGACTCACATGTGTTCGCCGGCCTTGACTCAGTCTTCCATCCAGCCGAATACGACATCTCGATATACAAAATGATGACGACAGCCGAGCGCCGCAAGTTCTTCATGGATCTTCCAGTGCGTCGCAACGTCGATGCGGTCATCGTTGATTCGTTCGACATCGACCCCAGAGAAGTCAAACGACTGAAGAGCATGCATGTGCCGATTATAGGTATTAATGTACCGTCTTCAGTAGGCTTTAACGCTACGGTGGGTATTGACGACAAGGGCGCTATGCGCACCGCAGTCGAACACTTGGTGGCAATTGGGCATCGCGATATCGGCTATATCGGCGAAGTCTCCCAATGCCAGCTGCTTTGCAGCGCCGAATCACGTTTGCAGGGGTTCCGCGACGCGTGCAAGGCATATCGCGGCGTACGCCCGCAAGTATCGCTTGTCGATTCCAGCACTAATCTCATTGGCAACGCCGTCAATAGCATTCTGACCGCAAAACCACGTCTCACCGCCGTCTGTGTCATGACGGACGAGACTGCACTGCCCATTCTCTACCGATTGCGCCAATACGGATGCGAGGTGCCGCACGACCTGTCGATAATCGGCTTCGACGACATCGAGCTTGCCAAGCAAATCGGTCTGACCACCTTGCATCAGGATCCTTACATGCTTGGTGCCGAAGCAGCCCGAAAAACAATACAAGCTTTGGAAAACAAAGAGGACGAAGAAGACGGAACCAAGCTAGACAAGACGAATTCACACGTCGTCTTTCCAGTGCAACTCATACTGCGCGGGACAACGGCACCTCCCACGACTACCAAAACCACCATGGCAAAGTCCTCTGAAAACCCAACAACCGCCGCAGCACCATATTCCGGTCTATAGAACTCTCGAATATTGTATATTACAAGTTCTTTTTTTACAATCCAGAACAGGTGTGGCACATTAGCATACATCAACAGAATCAGCTAACAGTATGGTCGGTATGCGGCGGTGTCGTGTCCTGACAGAACTGAGGATACGACACCGTTGGCAATTATCGGACTTAACTCGTATTACTTTACCTTGCGTATCATCATGATGAAGATGGTGCCCACAAGCATGAAGACGATGGCAACGGGGAAGACACCTCGATAGCCACCCGCGATGCCAATGAACAATGTGGTAAAGGCAGGGGCAAGAGTTTGGCCGATAGTGTTGGCAAGGTTCAGGATTCCCAAGTCCTTGCCCGCTTCCTGCGGATTGGGCAGGACATCGACGTTAAGAGCTTGGTCGACGGACATGTAGCAGCCGTTACCGATACCGGCAAACGTCGCGTAGATGTAGATACCGGTGGTGGTAGGCATAATCCATGCCACGAGCATGCCCAAGGCGATAATAACGCACGCGGCGCAAACCATGACCTTACGGCGGCGCAAGAAATCAGAAAGCGGTCCGGAGACCATTGAGGCGAGGATACTGGCGACCAAAGTGATAATTGACATGATCTGCATAGCGGTGCCAGCGTCCTTGACGCTCAAGTGGATGTATCGCTCGAGGATCAGCAGCTGGTAGCCAGAGATCATAAATGTGCCGATGATGAAGGCCAGGCGGCCGAAGAGGGCGAGATAGAAGTCGCGGCAGTTCTTGGTCGGCGGGATGAACGACTTAAGGATCTCACCGACCGAAGTGGCCTTGGTATTGTTTTCCGCAGACTTCTCACGGGGCCAGACAATGACAGCAATGAGACCAGAGAAGAAGAAAACACCAGTGCCGATCGCCAAACCGACATCGAGCTTGGCCAAGAAAAAGCTGCCAATGAAGTTGCCCAGCTGACTACCGACGATTTGCCCAGCACCATATAGGGCAGAGAAAGTGCCACGCACGTCCTCGGGGATGCGGTCAGAAAGTACTGCAACAGCAGGAGCGATCACACAGTTGATGCCGATCTGTACGATGCACCAGCCAATGACCATCCAGACCAATGAGGTGGAGTGGGCGGTCAGGAAGTAACCAGCAGCACCGATAACACCGCCTGCGGCAATCCATGGGGTGCGCTTGCCAATCTTAAACTTGGAGACATCCGAAAAGGTGCCGAAAACGATGTTCGCCACAAGTGCGAAAATTGCACTGACGGCGTTCATGGTGCCCAGCGCGCCTTCAGCGGAAATTCCCTTGATACCGGAGAACACCTGCGGCAGCAGCACACCGGAACCCATGCTGTA
The window above is part of the Bifidobacterium sp. ESL0732 genome. Proteins encoded here:
- a CDS encoding Gfo/Idh/MocA family oxidoreductase, which translates into the protein MLKTQDEPVRIGILGAGTIAHKMARTIGMMRDDERYAGEVELCAIAARDLGRAQQFARKFNIPQAYGSYEELVNDPSIDLVYIATPHSFHAQQATLCLNAGRNVLVEKPFAPNAAQARDVFSLAERKGLFCGEAFWTRFMPMRETIASLIDSGIIGEISAVTASIGGYGLNIPRLVKPELAGGALLDTGIYTLSFADTILEQQAPRDDGNRQTPQQSDFQHGSQPIAKIQTSMRPCPTGVDAQSFTTLTYENGAMAEVFSSIIATTQPRGNICGSKGSIICDNVMDIASADIYDENHHLLRTVSAPVQLTGYEYEVEAAAQAVRTHKTEYDRHQHSDTLRILGLMDQIRADWGLRYPFE
- a CDS encoding MFS transporter — protein: MDAQITATSPNLAPDTQKPLEHKIRFALGFLIIALMICIPYSMGSGVLLPQVFSGIKGISAEGALGTMNAVSAIFALVANIVFGTFSDVSKFKIGKRTPWIAAGGVIGAAGYFLTAHSTSLVWMVIGWCIVQIGINCVIAPAVAVLSDRIPEDVRGTFSALYGAGQIVGSQLGNFIGSFFLAKLDVGLAIGTGVFFFSGLIAVIVWPREKSAENNTKATSVGEILKSFIPPTKNCRDFYLALFGRLAFIIGTFMISGYQLLILERYIHLSVKDAGTAMQIMSIITLVASILASMVSGPLSDFLRRRKVMVCAACVIIALGMLVAWIMPTTTGIYIYATFAGIGNGCYMSVDQALNVDVLPNPQEAGKDLGILNLANTIGQTLAPAFTTLFIGIAGGYRGVFPVAIVFMLVGTIFIMMIRKVK
- a CDS encoding MFS transporter — encoded protein: MSSANPGAETQTAAQNSITTTEPKASDSAQTSKTADSSKPLNSPAEVIAASLVGTTIEFYDFYVYATAAVLVFPKLFFPSGNAIASQLASFGVFGAAMIARPVGAIVFGHMGDKRGRKTTLVVSLLTMGIATFLAGCLPTYQNIGLWAPLFLLILRLTQGFALGGEWSGAALVATENAPANKRALYGTFPQLGAPIGFIIANGLFLIINYAMPHASGAKSGMASSAFLSWGWRIPFLFSAVMVIIGLWVRSKLVESETFKKAESQGAVVKMPLIETLRHHFKAVVLGTFAMLATYVLFYLMTTFSLTYGTAPANAHPDGLGIPYTQFVLMQIIGVVFFGIFTLVSGPLADKLGRRKLLLVVTGIIIIFALMFPLFLDRPAGQSSTLMLVELFLVIGFTLMGFTFGPMGALLPEMFPTNVRYTGSAVAYNVSSILGAALAPIIATALWSAAGGSTWMVGVYLAISGMLTFVSLILTKETKDMDFDNDIK
- a CDS encoding tyrosine-protein phosphatase, with protein sequence MGNKANGENGDSSGIADRNSGDIAGTGYLDYRPDGDGAGVEIDGVPNSRGIGGYPTQDGHKLRDGLFFRTAGLNFLGKHGVDDLHRLNIKEVVDLRDPLEVEQWPYTLPDDIHVDRVPLLKTSMTDQGGMEQVAKGIDMAEMYHDIVFGSAEQIVLILRKLLQDDGHPMLIHCTAGKDRTGITAGILMSLLGVSDDMVVSCYAQSGANLGAAFKKAVMKGLTNDEKGVGQITAAQTAMLASPPELMRGVLDSVKDEYGSVEQYCLQNGMREDEVAGLRALFVE
- a CDS encoding LacI family DNA-binding transcriptional regulator; this encodes MTADIQQVARAAGVSISTVSRTFTKPELVAPRTREKVARAAEKLDFHISRSAAALKSGQTMRIALLASAGVSTWFDSHVFAGLDSVFHPAEYDISIYKMMTTAERRKFFMDLPVRRNVDAVIVDSFDIDPREVKRLKSMHVPIIGINVPSSVGFNATVGIDDKGAMRTAVEHLVAIGHRDIGYIGEVSQCQLLCSAESRLQGFRDACKAYRGVRPQVSLVDSSTNLIGNAVNSILTAKPRLTAVCVMTDETALPILYRLRQYGCEVPHDLSIIGFDDIELAKQIGLTTLHQDPYMLGAEAARKTIQALENKEDEEDGTKLDKTNSHVVFPVQLILRGTTAPPTTTKTTMAKSSENPTTAAAPYSGL